The following coding sequences lie in one Oryza brachyantha chromosome 10, ObraRS2, whole genome shotgun sequence genomic window:
- the LOC102705104 gene encoding myosin-1-like, with product MASVEVRSVRKSAALRPRGPGKLQPARSMPLDYRYSSAGGKAANGVGPRAVVAPEVEEEEEEEVGVVGFEGDVDSPYSSQAATTEEAEEEGVVGDGEVDSAAAATGGARATATTPRRMSPAGAGSPSQRDARWGDTSSYGARKKHRVFCQLPNGDWALCTVITTSGDDSVLKLPEGKVLRLKTESLEAANPEILDGVDDLMQLSYLSEPSVLYNLQYRYSQDLIYTKAGPVLVAVNPFKKVPLYGNEYINAYRNKTKDSPHVYAIADSALREMKRDEVNQSIIISGESGAGKTETAKIAMQYLASLGGGGGIEYEILQTNPILEAFGNAKTLRNDNSSRFGKLIEIHFSTTGRICGAMIQTFLLEKSRVVQSAVGERSYHIFYQLCAGAPASLRDKLNLKKVDEYKYLKQSCCYSIAGVDDAQMFRTVTEAMSIVHISKEDQDNVFAMVSAVLWLGDVSFTVIDNENHVEIVVDEAAEMVARLLGCSIEDLNLALSKRHMKVNNENIVQKLTLSQAIDTRDALAKSLYASLFEWLVEQINKSLSVGKRRTGRSISILDIYGFESFDRNSFEQFCINYANERLQQHFNRHLFKLEQEEYVEDGIDWAKVEFEDNQNCLNLFEKKPLGLLSLLDEESTFPNATDLTFANKLKQHLNNNSCFRGERGKAFAVHHYAGEVAYDTSGFLEKNRDLLHMDSIQLLAKCKSSLPQIFASKILSQSDNPIPIPYRSSAADSQKLSVAMKFKGQLFQLMQRLESTTPHFIRCIKPNNLQLPAIYEQGLVLQQLKCCGVLEVVRISRSGYPTRMTHQKFARRYGFLLLEDVASQDPLSVSVAILHQFNILPEMYQVGYTKLFFRTGQIGKLEDTRNRTLHGILRVQSCFRGHQARRHARERIRGVLALQSFIRGENARKMYSSLVRKHRAATVLQRSLKCWLARRYFINIRKASVVIQSGIRGCLVRRCAGNVDLLNVLREFESKKEAEGDQILIKASFLAELQRRILKAEATVREKDEENEMLQQRLQQYENRWSEYEQKMKAMEEMWQKQMRSLQSSLSVAKKSLALDETPRMSDSSVDQSWESNGNHIGSASQLVPRTIGREMNASISVISRLAEEFEQRSQVFADDAKFLVEVKSGQADASLNPDMELRRLKQNFDSWKKDFGSRIRETKVILNKLGSGNESSPNSVKRKWWGRLNTSKFS from the exons ATGGCGTCGGTGGAGGTGAGGTCGGTGAGGAAgtcggcggcgctgcggcCGAGGGGGCCGGGGAAGCTGCAGCCGGCGAGGTCGATGCCGCTCGACTACAGGTACTCGAGTGCGGGCGGGAAGGCGGCGAACGGCGTGGGGCCACGGGCCGTTGTGGcgccggaggtggaggaggaggaggaggaagaggtgggGGTGGTGGGGTTTGAGGGGGATGTGGACTCGCCGTACAGCTCCCAGGCGGCGACaacggaggaggcggaggaggagggggttgTAGGTGACGGGGAGGTGGAttcggctgctgctgctactggtGGTGctcgggcgacggcgacgacgccgcggAGGATGTCTCCGGCGGGAGCTGGGAGCCCCTCGCAGCGCGACGCGAGGTGGGGTGACACGAGCTCCTACGGTGCTAGAAAG AAGCACAGAGTTTTTTGTCAGCTTCCAAATGGTGATTGGGCCTTATGCACTGTAATTACAACCTCCGGTGACGATTCTGTACTAAAGCTTCCTGAAGGAAAA GTACTGAGATTGAAAACAGAGAGCCTTGAAGCTGCAAATCCTGAAATTCTAGATGGGGTGGATGATCTTATGCAGCTAAGTTATCTAAGTGAGCCATCAGTTCTGTACAATTTGCAGTACAGATACTCCCAGGACTTGATTTAT ACTAAAGCAGGTCCAGTTTTGGTGGCGGTCAATCCTTTTAAGAAAGTTCCTCTATATGGTAATGAGTACATTAATGCatatagaaataaaacaaaggatAGCCCGCATGTTTATGCAATAGCAGATTCTGCTCTTCGTGAAATGAAAAGAG ATGAAGTTAATCAGTCTATTATTATAAG tggTGAGAGTGGAGCAGGAAAGACAGAAACTGCAAAGATTGCTATGCAGTATTTGGCCTCTCTTGGAGGTGGGGGAGGCATAGAATATGAGATCCTACAGACTAACCCAATACTTGAGGCTTTTGGCAATGCAAAGACACTAAGAAATGATAACTCAAGTCGTTTT GGAAAGCTTATTGAAATCCATTTCAGTACAACTGGAAGGATTTGTGGTGCCATGATTCAAACGT TTCTACTCGAGAAG TCAAGGGTTGTACAATCTGCAGTTGGTGAGCGCtcctaccatattttttaccaACTATGTGCTGGTGCTCCTGCATCCCTCAGAG ATAAGTTGAATCTGAAAAAAGTGGATGAATACAAATATCTGAAGCAGAGTTGCTGCTATTCAATTGCTGGTGTGGATGATGCTCAGATGTTCCGTACTGTGACT GAAGCTATGAGCATCGTCCACATCAGTAAAGAGGACCAAGATAATGTTTTTGCAATGGTTTCTGCGGTTCTATGGCTGGGAGATGTCTCTTTTACAGTTATTGACAACGAAAACCATGTTGAGATTGTTGTAGATGAAG CGGCAGAAATGGTTGCAAGACTTCTTGGCTGCAGTATTGAAGATCTCAATTTAGCTTTGTCAAAGAGGCACATGAAAGTTAATAATGAAAATATTGTCCAGAAACTCACCCTTTCACAg GCAATTGACACAAGAGATGCACTGGCCAAATCACTCTATGCCAGTTTGTTTGAGTGGCTTGTtgaacaaattaacaaatcTCTTTCAGTTGGCAAACGTCGAACTGGGCGATCAATCAGTATTCTTGATATCTATGGCTTTGAATCATTTGAT AGAAACAGTTTTGAACAGTTCTGTATTAACTATGCTAATGAAAGGCTACAGCAACATTTCAATCGCCATTTGTTTAAGCTCGAGCAAGAG GAATACGTTGAAGATGGCATTGACTGGGCAAAGGTTGAATTTGAGGACAATCAGAACTGTTTGAATCTCTTCGAGAAA AAGCCACTGGGGTTATTGTCTCTGCTAGATGAAGAATCTACCTTTCCCAATGCCACGGACCTTACTTTTGCAAACAAGCTTAAGCAACACCTGAACAATAATTCCTGCTTTCGAGGAGAAAGAGGCAAGGCCTTTGCCGTCCATCACTATGCAGGAGAG GTGGCTTATGACACATCAGGTTTTCTAGAGAAGAACAGAGATTTGTTGCACATGGACTCAATTCAGCTCCTTGCCAAATGCAAATCCTCACTACCGCAAATCTTTGCATCCAAAATACTTTCTCAATCTGATAATCCAATACCTATTCCATATAGATCTAGTGCTGCTGACTCGCAGAAGTTGAGTGTTGCGATGAAGTTTAAG GGACAATTGTTCCAACTTATGCAAAGACTTGAAAGTACAACACCACACTTTATACGTTGTATTAAGCCAAACAATTTGCAACTCCCTGCAATCTACGAACAAGGACTTGTGCTTCAACAACTCAAATGTTGTGGGGTTCTTGAGGTTGTCCGAATTTCAAGATCTGGGTATCCAACTAGAATGACTCATCAGAAATTCGCTCGAcg GTATggatttcttcttcttgaggATGTTGCATCTCAAGACCCACTGAGTGTTTCAGTTGCCATTCTTCACCAGTTCAACATTTTACCTGAGATGTATCAAGTTGGGTACACAAAATTGTTCTTTCGAACTGGCCAG ATTGGCAAACTTGAAGACACTCGGAATCGTACTCTGCATGGTATTTTAAGGGTTCAAAGCTGTTTCAGAGGGCATCAAGCTCGTCGTCATGCAAGGGAACGAATAAGAGGAGTTCTGGCTCTTCAATCAT TTATTCGAGGTGAGAATGCTAGGAAAATGTATTCATCTCTGGTGAGGAAACATAGGGCAGCCACCGTTTTACAGAGAAGTCTAAAATGCTGGCTGGCAAGAAGATATTTCATTAACATACGAAAGGCTTCAGTAGTAATACAATCTG GCATTCGTGGTTGTCTTGTTCGAAGATGTGCTGGCAATGTTGATCTATTGAATGTGTTAAGAGAATTTGAATCAAAGAAG GAGGCAGAGGGtgatcaaattttgatcaagGCATCATTCCTTGCTGAGCTACAAAGGCGAATACTAAAGGCTGAGGCGACAGTCCGAGAAAAGGATGAAGAGAACGAGATGCTTCAGCAACGACTTCAGCAATATGAAAACCGATGGTCAGAGTACGAGCAGAAAATGAAAGCGATGGAGGAAATGTGGCAGAAGCAAATGCGGTCACTACAATCAAGCCTATCCGTAGCGAAGAAGAGCCTTGCTCTTGATGAGACACCCAGAATGTCCGACTCATCAGTAGACCAGAGCTGGGAGAGCAACGGGAATCACATTGGCAGCGCGTCGCAGCTGGTTCCGCGCACGATTGGGCGGGAGATGAACGCCAGCATCAGTGTCATCAGCCGCCTGGCTGAAGAATTTGAGCAGCGCAGCCAAGTCTTTGCCGATGACGCCAAGTTCTTGGTTGAGGTCAAGTCTGGACAGGCCGATGCCAGCCTGAACCCTGACATGGAACTCCGCAGGCTGAAGCAGAACTTCGACTCATGGAAGAAGGATTTCGGCTCGCGCATAAGGGAGACGAAGGTGATCCTCAACAAGCTGGGGAGCGGCAACGAGTCGTCGCCCAACTCCGTGAAGCGAAAATGGTGGGGAAGGTTGAACACCTCCAAGTTTTCATGA
- the LOC102699718 gene encoding putative pentatricopeptide repeat-containing protein At5g52630, protein MEKLRRPPAAPAPDAAATLRLASLLQSHGRAGDLRGGRGLHARLVLSGAAAASTFLANHLITMYSNCADPASALRLFGAMPRRNVVSWTALVSGLARNSMHGDALGAFAAMRRAGVAPTQFALSSAARAAAALAAPLPGAQLHCVGVRLGLDTELFVASSLADMYSRCGFLPEACRVFDEMPQKDAVAWTAMIDGYAKNGSLEAAVLAFRDMKREGLARVDQYVLCSALSASGGIKDGRLGKSIHCCATKAGFDLDVAVRNALVDMYAKAMDVENASRTLKIDPGGWNVVSGTSLIDGYIETDCVEEALGMYIEMRRHGVEPNEFTFSSMIKGCAMQALLEQGAQLHAQVIKTSVIRDSFVGSALVDMYGKCGLINLSMQLFDEIEYRTDIAWNAVINVFAQHGHGREAIQAFDRMIYSGMRPNHITFVSLLTACSHAGLVDEGLEYFYSMKDAHGIEPKEEHYSCIIDMYGRAGRLDEAYKFISEMSIKPNAYGWCSLLGACRMRRNKELGEIAAQNLMKLEPGNTGIHVSLSGIYASLGQWEDVKAVRKLMRDSRLKKLPGFSWVDSNKKTHVFLSEDWSHPQKNDIYEKLEELTTRIKEEGYIPDTSFLPSNLEDIAKERILRYHSERIAVAFALISMPATKPIIVKKNLRICVDCHNALKFISKVERRDIIVRDNSRFHHFVNGRCSCGDYW, encoded by the coding sequence ATGGAGAAgctgcggcggccgccggcggcgccggcgccggacgccgccgcgaccCTTCGCCttgcctccctcctccagTCGCACGGCCGCGCGGGCGACCTCCGCGGGGGCCGCGGCCTCCACGCGCGGCTCGTgctctccggcgccgccgcggcgtccacCTTCCTCGCCAACCACCTCATCACCATGTACTCCAACTGCGCCGACCCCGCCTCGGCGCTCCGCCTCTTCGGTGCCATGCCCCGCCGCAACGTCGTCTCCTGGACCGCCCTCGTCTCGGGCCTCGCCCGGAACTCCATGCACGGCGACGCGCTCGGGGCCTTCGCCGCCATGCGCCGGGCGGGCGTCGCGCCCACGCAGTTCGCGCTCTccagcgccgcgcgcgccgcggccgccctcgccgccccaCTCCCGGGCGCGCAGCTGCACTGCGTCGGTGTCAGGCTCGGCCTCGACACCGAGCTCTTCGTCGCGAGCAGCCTCGCGGATATGTACTCCAGGTGCGGGTTCCTGCCTGAGGCATGCAGGGTGTTTGATGAAATGCCCCAGAAGGATGCCGTTGCGTGGACTGCCATGATCGATGGGTACGCCAAGAATGGGAGCCTTGAGGCGGCTGTTCTAGCCTTCCGCGACATGAAACGCGAGGGATTGGCTAGAGTTGATCAGTATGTGCTCTGCAGTGCCTTGAGTGCATCAGGAGGAATCAAGGATGGGCGGCTCGGCAAAAGCATCCATTGTTGTGCGACGAAGGCAGGGTTTGATCTGGATGTTGCTGTGAGGAATGCGCTTGTCGACATGTACGCTAAGGCCATGGATGTGGAGAATGCCTCTCGCACGCTCAAGATTGACCCCGGAGGTTGGAATGTTGTGTCAGGCACCTCCCTGATTGATGGCTACATTGAGACTGATTGTGTCGAGGAGGCCCTTGGAATGTATATCGAAATGCGGAGGCATGGAGTCGAGCCCAATGAATTCACTTTCTCGAGCATGATCAAGGGCTGTGCCATGCAGGCACTGCTTGAGCAAGGTGCCCAGTTGCATGCTCAAGTGATCAAAACAAGTGTGATTAGGGACTCCTTTGTTGGTTCCGCCCTAGTTGACATGTATGGAAAGTGTGGCCTTATAAATTTGTCCATGCAGTTATTCGATGAGATTGAATACCGGACAGATATTGCTTGGAATGCAGTAATCAATGTATTCGCGCAACATGGTCATGGCAGGGAAGCAATCCAAGCTTTCGATCGGATGATCTATAGTGGCATGAGGCCAAATCACATTACATTTGTCAGCCTGCTCACAGCATGTAGTCACGCTGGATTAGTGGATGAAGGACTCGAATATTTTTACTCTATGAAGGACGCCCACGGGATTGAGCCTAAAGAGGAGCACTATTCCTGTATCATTGATATGTATGGTCGAGCTGGGAGATTAGATGAAGCATATAAGTTCATATCTGAGATGTCCATCAAGCCTAATGCTTATGGTTGGTGCTCTCTGCTTGGAGCTTGCCGAATGCGACGGAACAAAGAGCTGGGGGAGATTGCAGCACAAAATCTGATGAAGCTTGAGCCAGGTAACACAGGTATTCATGTGTCCCTTTCTGGGATCTATGCGTCCTTGGGCCAATGGGAGGATGTAAAAGCAGTCCGGAAGTTGATGAGGGATAGCAGGCTTAAGAAACTTCCTGGTTTTAGCTGGGTTgattctaacaaaaaaaccCATGTGTTTTTATCCGAGGATTGGTCACATCCACAGAAGAATGACATATATGAGAAACTTGAGGAACTCACTACAAGGATTAAGGAGGAGGGCTATATCCCGGACACAAGTTTCTTGCCAAGTAATTTGGAAGACATCGCGAAAGAGAGGATTCTGCGTTATCACAGTGAAAGGATAGCTGTGGCTTTTGCTTTGATAAGCATGCCAGCTACAAAACCAATCATTGTGAAGAAGAATTTGCGAATATGTGTAGACTGCCACAATGCATTGAAGTTCATTTCTAAGGTAGAAAGAAGGGATATTATTGTCAGAGACAACTCCAGGTTTCACCATTTTGTGAATGGGAGGTGTTCCTGTGGAGATTACTGGTGA